In Epinephelus fuscoguttatus linkage group LG6, E.fuscoguttatus.final_Chr_v1, the DNA window TACATCACTGATGTCACCCTGCATTATGTAACGAAGCGTGGATCCTTACTTGTCTTGTAATTACCTAAAAGTGAATATTGGTATGTTGCCAACTGATGTTTTCTTGATGCAACGTGTCTTTGCATTAACAGAGAGATGTATACCAGAAAGCATTACATCATCATAATAAAAATGTCCCTTCACTGTGTCATATGCTGAACTTCGCAGAAGGAGCACAGCAGTAAAAATCCTGCCGAGCTCCAGGGAGGAATACTAACAATAGGTTCCCTATCTCACTGCAGGAGACCTGCTTGTCCTCTGAGAGATCTAAGATTGAAGACAGTTCAGGGATTTGTTCAATAAATGGAGCACATGTAATGAAATGGAAAGCTTGACACTTGATGGGGGAAGGTTATGTATTGCTGAGAAGGTTAAACTGTGTCCTCTTTGATGTGATATTGACCCCCATCGCCCGTGAATTGAATATTGAGTCAAGGGAATTCCAGAGCGCAAGCTGGTGGAGGTTGCCCTCATTTTTCAATAGAGAAGAAGTAAAGAAGTGGAGAAGGAACTTGTGTGTCCTAGTTTTTAAAAGATTTAGCCCTGCTTGATATTTAATCTGCAAGGACGGCCTAACCTGAGAGAAGACTTCAAACAAATACAGTCAGGGTTATAAATAAGATATTTCCATCATGAAACAGTCACTCTTTCGCACATCCCATGATAACTGATGTTGTCTTTCTGAACAGAACGATGGTGAATGCAGCCTTTACTACGATCCCAGAGGGAGCCTTCTCTCACCTTCACCTCCTGCAGTTCCTGTGAGTGTCCCGACCCACAACAGAGCTTTTTCACAACTTTCAAAACATCAAAAACTCTTAATTCTCCAACAACCAGTGACCAGTCCAAAGTCTCCCGTTTAAACTACAGTCAAAACACTTAACACCACACTTAAGTTTTCACCCTGCCAATATCGTGGTGCATGCAGACAGCTTTTGTTTTGCACTGACAATGGAAGTGACTTCAGCTCCTAGAAAATGAATGGTTATTGAAACAGTGGGTGACATAGCAGTAATAAGAGTAAAGTGGCTCTGTATCAGTGTCATTGGCAATCACTGACTCCCTTCAGTCCTGCTCTGCCAGACAAAGGGCCATTTATCTACTTAGATGCAatcatgagtgtgtgtggtcacgaccgtgtgtgtctgtttttgtgtaggtcttaatgtgtttttgtagaCTCCAAATGTATTTCTGTGTTTACGATTTATGTGACTGAGAGTACATGAATGGATTTTATCAGCTACTTTACAAAGCATCTCTAAATTTACCCAGAGACAAATAATTCTTTTTAGATATTACAATGGCAGCCGGTTGTTTAGCCCCATAGTTTCAGTTGAACCTGTACTACATTATCTATACGACTTGGTCATCATTGCTTCCTTTGTGCAGGCTATTGAACTCCAACACATTCACCACCATTGCTGATGATGCCTTTGCTGGACTGTCTCACCTGCAGTACTTGTAAGTGTCTCACTACATGTGTGCGCCTCAAATATGAGCTAACTTGCTGTGTTTTGAATCaccttattttaaatatttatcaagTGTACTACTGTATATGGACTGACAAAACATTTTGCTTAGTTAACAGTTTTTAAGTCAGACTACCATTtcattaaaagacaaaacacataGCCTTCTTTATATTACAAATGGAATGTTAAATTATAAGCTGTCAAATGCACCCTTGCTGAGTTTGATACACTCGCAGGTTTAGCATCCATGGCCTTACTTGGTCTAGTATAACCAATAGGAAAtggtggctaacgttagctactgttAGCAAACTTTGAATAAAAACTGCGGAGTCAGCTTACTGACTTTGGCTCTCTCTACTTGACTTGTACTATTTTTTTGCTTATGCGATTATGCTGTAAttgtttaataaaagttgaATTTGCTCAGTTTAAAGCAAAGTCTTCAGCAGATTTTCAGTTTTGCACTCCTTTCTGATCTGTCATGCATTGTTTACTTATGGAAATGATTTATAACAGTAGGTCTAGGTAGGTTTATGAGGCTTATTATTGAAAACTGAATAGAATAAGCCTTAAGGCTGCACTACAGGATTGGCCTCTGCAGTATGGCAAAGAATGCCAaaagtaaaactgaaaataaatccTCCTACGACAGCAAGCACACTGCCTCTGTGCTGTGGTAAAGCTGAATATGCCATTCTGTGAATTGATGGGCTTTAGAAAGTAGTTAGCTGATGGCTTGGCGCACGCAGCTCTCTGTGATGGCCATGCCTCTCTttggctgctggctgtgtgGCTTTTGGCCGCAGCCCAGCCATCAGGCCTCTCTGCATCACTGCCACTACCATCATCGCTACCCGCTGTGAATGCTAATAAAGTCGTACTTTCATATCCAGCCACCTCCAGAGAGTCTGCACATGCTGCATGTCCTCGACTATCAAAAGACAAACCGTAGACAGGATCAAATGATGCTGACACGCAGACCTTTGTAATACTGCTGCAGTCAGTGTCttatttttatcactttaatGAAATGCATTAAATGAGCTTTTAGCATTAtctcatatttcttttttttttctttttccgctgcagttaacactgaTTGTATTAGTTGGCAGGCTCAATAACATGCTAAATAAAAAtcctaaaatatttttatgacatctTTGTTGTCAACCCTAAGATAGATATAGCCATAACCTTCTGATCAAATCCACCAGATGCAGACTGTGTTATTACTGAAATAATTGCTGCTTACAGTCACACTCCTGTCGTGCCCTGCACTGACTACACAATCTCCTTTCCAAAGAAGCATGTCATCCTGTAATACTGGCTGAATTTCAGAGGCTGTCCTCACTGTGTGACATGTGAGTGCTTTGTTCTGTCCTCAGGTTCATTGAGAATAATGACATCCAGGCTCTCTCAAAGTACACCTTCAGAGGACTCAAATCCCTGACTCATCTGTGAGTACATAGTCGAGCTAATGCTATGAAGAAACCCACATCTAATGAAactaaaatatgtatattttaaaaCCAGGAATTTGGACTTGGATAATGATAGAATGATAACtgtcttttcatgttttgttttcagatcTCTCTCAAACAACAACCTGCAGCAGCTGCCGAGAGATCTCTTCAAACATCTAGACATCCTCACTGATCTGTAAGTGTGCcttcactgaaataaaaacactgtgttGACAACCCACGAGCTTTGACCCCACAATCTGTCACTATAAAAACACTGGTTTGCTGGTATTCCCTGAGGGTTTAGTGGACTACCACACTCATCTGCAAAGCTGTCTGGCtcgtgtgtgtggtttgtgtctGAGTCAAACCATACTggtgcacaaaaacacatttcttcttCCTGTTAGGTTTGGATGATGTTTGAGCAATCTGAGGtaaaaaatgacatattctcCCTTCCCTATCTGTTACTCAGAGACCTGCGGGGGAACTCTTTCCGCTGCGACTGTAAAATCAAGTGGTTGGTAGACTGGATGGAGAAAACCAATACTTCTGTTCCTGCTATCTACTGTGCCAGCCCCTTTGAATTCCAGGGACGCAGAATCCACGACCTCACACCGCGAGACTTCAACTGCATCAGCGCAGGTTTCTCCTTGTCTCTTAGCACTTTGGTGGTGCCATGGAATAAGTTTTTGGATAATAAGTAATTCTGTGTTGTCTTCCCACAGATTTTGCTGTTTATGAAACCTTTCCTTTCCACTCTGTGTCCGTGGAGTCCTATGAGTTCAATGAGGATCAGTTTGTGGCCTTTGCTCAGCCTGACACAGGGTTCTGCACCTTGTATGTATGGGATCATGTAGAGATGGTCTTCAGAAAGTTTCACAACATTACCTGTAAGTTGCCGGCTGTAAAAGCATAAATATTGTAGCATTCTGTGTTTTAAGAAATGAGTCCTAATGGCTTTTCTGCTTCTGTGTGTATCTCTTACAGCTCGCTCTGCTGTGTACTGCAAACCAGTGGTGATAAACAACAGCATTTACATGGTTGTTGCTCAACTGTTTGGAGGATCTCATATTTACAAGTACGGCTACAAATCATATCTTGCAGCTAGTGACgtgttaaatttctccagtatATTAAGAAGCCATAACCTTAAAAGAATagcttgacattttgggaaatatgctcatTGGCCTTTTTGTCAAGAGGAAATGAGAAGATCAGATCACTCTCACATCTCTGCGGTAAATTGATCACTGGTGCCAGCAGATGAGTAGcatagcttagcacaaagactgtaaATGGGGaagcagctagcctggctctgtctcaATGCAGTAAATCTACCTACCAGCACCtatatgctatatttagaaaaaTTTCATGgatttaccttgctgtcagacagcctttttCAACAGGGCACTCTGGCTGTTATCTctaagccaccagactccactgacaaaaacagtcgttttactttgcagaacatgggagttgctgATTTaacactgcctccatcagttagtatGTCAGTTAAAGTGGTGAAAGTATTCCAAGTATAGTGTACACTTACACcaatattgattttttaggtgtctaaaatacgttttgctgcaGCCTCTATCCACAGCTGTACATTGTGTTGCTTCTGTGCCAGTAGATTTAGACAGTAGCAAAGCAACATAGTAGGCTAcgtaaaataagcacagcagaaatgtcaggTAGGTTTGACCACCGTGTTTAACTTGAATCTTCAAATGTTATAGCGaccactgaaaatgacaacagaaataatcCAGGGTGCTGATTTCACATATCTCCAATATTCAACTCAATTGCCAGTTGACTACCCCGATGTGATTGTTGTTGCTGCgtgacgtcacagtgattcAGTCTATAGTCCTGCACATAACCCCTTGTAAAATGGcagattgttgtttttatgCTTCCATTTTTGTATGggttaaacaaatgaaatagCATGTGTTAACTCATGCACTTTAGTGTGATGATAGGATGTTTTCCCCATCctcagtttttatgctaagctaagtcaGCTGGCTACAGAGTggtgtcaatcttctcatctaactcttgccATAAAAGCTAACAAGCATatatcccaaaatgtcaaactattcctttagtTATGAAAAGCTTTCGGAATACTATGACAACCTTTTCATTATCACAGGTGGGAAGAGGACCCGCAGCGCTTCGTGAAGATCCAAGACATTGACACCACTCGAGTAAGGAAGCCCAACTTCGTGGAGACCTTTCAGCTGGATGGAGAGTGGTACTTTGTAGTGGCAGACAGCTCCAAGGCAGGCTCCACCAGCATTTATCGCTGGAACAGCAATGGTTTCTACACCCATCAGTCCCTCCATCCCTGGCATCGGGACacacatgtggagttcctcGATGTTGGGGGAAAGCCTCACCTCATTCTCTCCAGTGCCTCTCAGCCACCGGTGGTTTACCAGTGGAACCGAGGCCAGAAGCAGTTCGCTTTCTTCTCCCAAATCACAGAGCTAGCGGATGTGCAGATGGTCAAGCACTTTTGGGTGAGGAAAGTTCTTTACCTTTGCCTCACACGGTTCATAGGTGACTCCAAGATCCTACGCTGGGAAGGGCAACGTTTCATAGAGATCCAGACTCTTCCCTCACGGGGCTCAATGGCAGTGTATCCTTTCACAGTGGGCCTCCGCCAGTATCTCATCCTTGGAAGTGATTTCTCCTTCTCCAGAGTATACCTGTGGGATGACCTCACTCAGCGCTTTCAGCCCTTCCAGGAGCTCAACATGAGAGCCCCGCGAGCGTTCAGCTTGGTATCTGTTGACAACAAGGACATACTGCTGGCTGCCAGCTTCAAAGGCAACACCCTGGCTTACCAGCACCTGGTGGTGGATCTCAGTGCCAAGTAGACATGCTACAGTCAGAGCGCAAGGAGGTGTTCCTGAGCATTTATCAACATGTGCCAAATAAATGAAAGACTGCAAAATGTTTAAGCCATGTAACTAAAGGTCTGCTGTTTCACCTGATGTTTTAAGCGAGGCAACTAATAAAATGATGATCTATTTTTATGCACTAACCCTTAACATCTGAATGAAATAATGTGATAACACACAGCATCAGTAACACGCCAACATTACTGCCGCATTACTGCTTCTGTTCTGCCAACCATATATTTAGGCCAATTATTTTTTCAAACGTATTATATTGTATACTGTACTTTACTAATGTGAAAATGATGTGCATGTGCATCTACTGAATTACTCACTGGATGAGACTGGATGAGATGGGATATTGTAAAACTATAAAGGTTTTGTAAGTTACACAGTGTAGTTTATCTGTGTGGCATTTTGCATGACATGGTACACATGATATAACTATGTAAAATAAGCAATACTTACCTGCGCAATACTTTGAATCCTTTGTTGTGTTTATCTTTATATATGAGATGCCCTTGAATTTGTTTTGGATataatggtcattttgcaatAATAACATGATATCAGAGTCGGCCTGACGCATGAGCAAACTAAGGCTTCAAAATGAACGGAAAATGTGAAGTTTTTAAAGATGATATCCTTGGTTTTGTCTTCCAAATCCCAAAACATCCCAGCAGTTGACGACAGTGGGGTCTTTTGGGCGGCAACTTGgggattaaattaaaaacaaaactgaaaggTGTTGTAAAAAAATGTGGGAATTTCTGGGAGCTATAACAAGAACAGGGATGATTATTAAAGTTATAAAAACTTAGAACCCTTTGCTATGTTTTTATGTACAGTCACAAACTATTGTTGCTGTGTACATTTGCACATTGAATAGAGTGGGTGGGAAAGGGGTACGATTAAATCCAGCTTATGGCCCCTAAAAAGTCCTGTGTCCTGTCTTATGTGGTTAGAACATCTTTTCAAAAACAACTCCAAACACAACTTCTGCAGCTATTAATAGTTTCTCTTGTATTACAGTACAAATGAGTCCTAAAGACTTGATACCACATCAGTCTGTATGGTGGATGATGGTGCAACCCTGTATAGCACTTAAAAAGAATAATGAAATTAAGCCATTCACACGTTAAACAGTTTGTACTTACTGACATCGTCGAAAAATAGGCtgaaattcaaataaaaaatcCTTTACACATATATCCTGGGAGGAAAATCCATAGACTATATGGGAAAATCTCAGCTCTGTTGCAAGGATGCGTATTAAGGGCGCAAACCAAATGTGCATGAGGAGAAGTATGTGTGCGCTTGCTTTGATTTTCAGGCTGTCTGCATGGGTGGAGTTAATGTATTTGCTTGTAGTACAGATGTCACCGCCTTTTCGCACGGTTGTGAACAATAAAACGCGCGCCACCATACATTGTTGTTGATATGTGAAACATTAGCTCGTGTTAGCCAAATTTCAATGCATCATGTTGAAGTGAGGGTCCGCTCTGACAGCTGGCAGCGACATGTAAGCCACGGCTCTGAATTTTCCCTCAACAGACGATATTTTAGCTTTTATGACCTTAACGCTACGTGTCGATATTTGTTAATGGTGAGAGTGAGGGCAGGTAACGTTAGTGGGTGTTGCTTGCTAGCTAACCTAACGTTAacttaagctaacgttagctgctcgAGCTGTGGGCTTGGTGTAACAAGCAAGTCGTTAAAAGGGTTGAGCTTTGGACTTGGTTATAGCAAATGTCTAACAGCACAGAAATGACTCTGCCACCCGAGTGGGACGACGATGAACGGATGAATTTCATGTTCTCGGACTTCAGTGAGAACCGAGATGTCAACACGACGGACTGGGACAGTAAGATGGACTTCTGGACGGCTCTGATTTTAAAAGTCTGCAGGGACCGAggcactgtgtgtgtcagtctgcaGGAACTGAATAAAGCCTTtaggaggaaagaaaaatcaCCGCTGGGTTTGGCGACTGTCATTCAGTCCATGGCCAGGTAACTCTTATTACTGTGTCAGTCACCGCTGACTGTCATTGTCTCTCTGGCTCAGTATAgttattgtctttattttgacTTCTGCCAGATGTGGGAAGATCCAGAGGGAGTCAGAGTTTGCAGCCAATGTGGACTGTGGCTGGCTGTCCTGGGGTGTTGGCCTGCTGCTGGTTAAACCTCTGAAGTGGACCTTTTCCACTCTTCTGGGAAGCAGCCGGGTGCCTTTGGAGGAGTCCTTTGTTGTCATTGAACTAGTGAAGGTTTGCTTAACTCAGTTTATTCCGTTGTGATTCAGAGACACTGCAACACAATATTGTTACAATGCGTGAGACACCatgattttgcattttttttgttatacttATTTCAGTAATATGCTGTGCATCACATTTATCTGAATTCTCCGTATGTAATCTCCATACAGGTTTGTTACATAGGTCCAGTACAACTCTTTGATATAATGACCTAAACTGAGCATAGTATGCATCTGAATAAGAACTGGAACATTCTGTACTGCCATGGGTACTTTGGACACAAGTCAACTTGCAACCATGCTGGATGGTTTCACTTTCCCTATCTGTGGTTGTAAAATTGTGCAATGAGGGTTACCATGGCAGATGCTAGATATAAAGTTGGTTATCTTTTCGTTTCCAGGAGAAAGCAGCAGAATTACTCAGGGTGTACCGGAGCAGTGAATTTGCAGGCCGCTCCATCCTGTCATTTCAAGAACTCCTTACTCTTTCTTCTGATGTCTGTGCTGATGAGAGCACCCTGTGCATGGCTCTCCTGCAGCTGCAGAGGGACAAGCAAGTAACGGTTTCATTGCACGAGGGTGAGAAGGTAAACAAAGAGCTCATTCACAATCCTGAGAGGCATCTTTTGCAAGTTACCTTTCACCTGTCTTTCTATCTTTCATTTGTCTTCATGTGTCTTGTTTACAGATTGTCAAGTTTTGTCAAGATGGGCAAGATCACGTTTCACCAGTCAGCGATGTGGATATGGGCATCTATCAGCTGCAGCGCAGTGAGAAGCTGCTGGGAGAGCGGGTGGAGAAACTAAGTCTTGAGGCTGACAAGTACAGTAACTCAAATATGATTTTAAAGTAGAAGTAGTATTATTTTTGACTGATTGCTGACAAAGAAGTGTACTGGCATGTGACTTTCGTTCCAGTCGTGAAATAACCAGTACTATGTGTGGAGCTTGATGCTTTAGCCATCTTTTTCTCCAGGGATTGGACTAATAGTCAGATTATCTGTACACCACTTAAACGGTTCTGAAACTCAGACTTTGTTGTGATTATTGCTATAACTTTGCATAATCTAACTGCAGGTGCAAAGAGGAAGCAAGGGTGTTGCTCCGGGAAGGCAAGAAATCACAGGtacaaataatatttaaaggaacagtttgtaagatttaggggtAGGGTAGTGGCATGTGGTGAtgagaattgcagattgcaaccatctgaaacttccttcagtattcattgttaaagaggtttttacctcaaaatcaaacatagaggtctctttctcttcaaaacaaacagaccatttaaaaacactgaataaagcagttacacattaaataaatcagtgtttttccaacactttCATCACTGAGGGCCTGCTTACTACAGCAGCCAATGGcctcaggtgattatacacttaataaaacatacatattatatattccatttctgccagtatatccccctaaatcccacacactggacctttaactgaagggaataaaaaaacattttattctgccTTGCACAACCAAATGTCATTTtcactgtctgtcctgcaggcTCTGAGGTGTTTAAGAGGCCGCAAAAGGGTCGAAAAGAGAGTAGACAGCTTGTTTGCCAAACTGGAGTCCATCAGAGCAATCCTGGACAGAATAGCCCAGTCACAGACTGATAAGATGGTAAGTGGCAGAATGATCCTCACAACTCTTTCCGTGCAGGTGTGTGTAACGAATTTTGTTGCCAGTCTTATACATGGGTGCTGAACATGTTTGTAGGTTGTGCAAGCATATCAGGCCGGAGTTTCAGCCCTGAGGCTCTCTCTGAAGGATGTGACTGTGGAACGTGCTGAGAGCCTTGTGGATCAAATCCAGGAGGTACAGTGACTGTTCATTGTCAGACAACAAATTgtatattgtattattttaattGAATCTTACATGTAAGCATCTTGATATATCTTTTCTATGTTTTAACCAGTTATGTGACACTCAAGATGAGGTGAACCAAACTATATCCAGTGGTGTGACTGGCGCAGGTATGCTGTACTATTAGTGCCACATCTTTAATATATTGCGTATATGAATATCGAGGAGATCTAACTTTGtcgtgcttttttttttgtagatgaAGACATCAATGAGTTGGAGGAGGAACTGAAATGTTTGTTGGACGAGTCAAAGCCAGATTTCCCCTCAGGTTTACCTCAAGTTCCAACAAACCGTCTGCGCCCCTCCGAGGAGCCGAGCCGTCCAGGTACTGACCTGCTCAGTACTCTGCCTGCAGTACCTTACCGCCACTTGGATATTAGCACTGAGCAGCTGGAGGACGAGTTAAATCAGTTAACCCTTACAGATTCAGGTTTGCACtttttgatgtctttttttttctccattggattgtaatataaatgtattgAAGTAACATATGGTCACCTCTCTGTTCAGGCTTTCAACAGAAGAAAATGACTTCGCCAGCCAAGAGATTAGAGCCTGCACAATAATGGGAAAACATGGCAAGTTTGAAGTTCTGCATCAACATATCAAACTATCTCTTCAACATTTCCTTGAGCCAGAGTTCatacaagtaaaataaaatacagaacaaCTATATTAGCAATCGCTAAATCATAATTGTAAGAGTTGTAAAATCAATATCAGGATAAAAACAAGGCACTTTCtttcattaataaaaaaaaataaaaatgccttttccatggaggcatgccaaaaaggattttaaaatatttctttttctttcgtaaattattttgatttttaacttgaAAGCTTTTAGATCTGCCCTGCCATGAGGATCTGAAGGATCTCAAGTCAAAGTGAACATTTTCACAGTTAAATATGCTCTTTGGTATGCCGCCAGGAAAGCTCTTaatttttttggtattttttgacaAGAGTGTAAACAAGTATATTTGTTGTTTGTAGTGTGTGTTAATTGATGAACAGTCCTGTAAAGTGTATTAAGTGGCCTTTTCAACTGTAAATGTGAAACTGAAAGTAAAGAGAATATTATGCCAAATGATTTAATCAATAAGTATATTTAGTCTCACTGCAACATACCTGTGATGACTCAGAAGCCTACCCTAAGTGAGTTTAACCAAATatgtttctcaaaataaaatttattttaatcacTTGTCTGTAGTGGTATATAAATGTCAGTGTCAGTCACTGTGTTCGAAGCAGCCCTGAAATGAAGGCAGTGTTACTCTTTGTTTATTCCAGGGGTGACACCACACCTCGTGTGGTTTGGGGCAAAGTCAGGGAGACTTGTAGTCTTATGTAATTTTGAACCTGCCAAGGAGACTCACATCGATGTACCAGAGGCACAGACTGTAGGCAGTTATGCTTTTGAATACAATGGCAAACATGAAACCATGACATGAGTGTCCTGATATAGTAATACAATTAAATTTGCACATTAAACCTAGAGAGGAATTTTTGCAGTGTATGGATTCAGGTCATCTTAGAggctttaacacacacacacacacacctttaatAACAAGTCACTATCCATGGTTTATAAAGTTAATGTTTGGTAATATGGATGAACAAAAGTAAACAGTATAAACTCATATTTAAATATATCTGATAAAAGAAACCTATTCTAAATAGCTAAAGAAGAGCATTTCACTAAAGTATGTACAAAGCTTTGACCACCAGGGGTCACTGTTATTCCTACTAATATTTTTGACTCTACCAGATAATTGACTGCTGGCAATCAGAGGTTCAAGCACAGCCTCTTTATACTTGTATTTTAAAGTATTTACACTACAAAATCTGATTCCACATATCATAAAGCCAACAGGGTGTAAAAGACACTGTTCTGCTATTGAACTGTGCCTGTGTTTGTGCATAATATCTTTCATTTAAGACTGTCAGTTTGACCAAATGTACacagtaaaacaataaaaatgaatcctGGTGTTATTGGGAGTTAAATAAAAACCTGTAAGATGTGTACGTGTAGCAGTGTCAGAACATAAGGATAAAACATAGAGGCACGATTATATTCGATATCTGAATATTGTAGTGGAAACATTCTTTGGAATAATGAAGGTAAGAAATTCTGATTTATTGATGCTTGCAAAATACACACCAATATACATAATACTGTATCAAGATCCTTCAAGATCTCCAATGTGTTGGTGTCAATTGTACCTTTCCTTAACTGTGTTTGGTACTTCTTTAGCAATCATTATAATATGTTTGCATAAAGAATGTGTTTTAGTTTTTGAGTCCAGCAGTTTTTATAATTAAGTTGTAAATCCTGCTTTGTTAGGCCAACATGAGAGGCCTTTGTGTGACAGATGTGACTCTTAATTTTCCAGAGTTCATGAAGGAGaccaaaacatttccaaactatTTAAACACTGGGCCTTTCAGTAGCTCCTAGTTTATTTTAAGTTCAGA includes these proteins:
- the lgi3 gene encoding leucine-rich repeat LGI family member 3; translated protein: MLKLRQGWTRLICLSLLCLCLSLLGESNARRAPKIPRCPATCSCTKDSAFCVDTKAIPKSFPPGIISLTMVNAAFTTIPEGAFSHLHLLQFLLLNSNTFTTIADDAFAGLSHLQYLFIENNDIQALSKYTFRGLKSLTHLSLSNNNLQQLPRDLFKHLDILTDLDLRGNSFRCDCKIKWLVDWMEKTNTSVPAIYCASPFEFQGRRIHDLTPRDFNCISADFAVYETFPFHSVSVESYEFNEDQFVAFAQPDTGFCTLYVWDHVEMVFRKFHNITSRSAVYCKPVVINNSIYMVVAQLFGGSHIYKWEEDPQRFVKIQDIDTTRVRKPNFVETFQLDGEWYFVVADSSKAGSTSIYRWNSNGFYTHQSLHPWHRDTHVEFLDVGGKPHLILSSASQPPVVYQWNRGQKQFAFFSQITELADVQMVKHFWVRKVLYLCLTRFIGDSKILRWEGQRFIEIQTLPSRGSMAVYPFTVGLRQYLILGSDFSFSRVYLWDDLTQRFQPFQELNMRAPRAFSLVSVDNKDILLAASFKGNTLAYQHLVVDLSAK
- the chmp7 gene encoding charged multivesicular body protein 7; this translates as MSNSTEMTLPPEWDDDERMNFMFSDFSENRDVNTTDWDSKMDFWTALILKVCRDRGTVCVSLQELNKAFRRKEKSPLGLATVIQSMARCGKIQRESEFAANVDCGWLSWGVGLLLVKPLKWTFSTLLGSSRVPLEESFVVIELVKEKAAELLRVYRSSEFAGRSILSFQELLTLSSDVCADESTLCMALLQLQRDKQVTVSLHEGEKIVKFCQDGQDHVSPVSDVDMGIYQLQRSEKLLGERVEKLSLEADKCKEEARVLLREGKKSQALRCLRGRKRVEKRVDSLFAKLESIRAILDRIAQSQTDKMVVQAYQAGVSALRLSLKDVTVERAESLVDQIQELCDTQDEVNQTISSGVTGADEDINELEEELKCLLDESKPDFPSGLPQVPTNRLRPSEEPSRPGTDLLSTLPAVPYRHLDISTEQLEDELNQLTLTDSGFQQKKMTSPAKRLEPAQ